The Pirellulales bacterium DNA window TTTGACCAGGTCGGGCAGAATCGGCTCGGCCAGCGAAACGCGGTTCTGCACCATCACCTGCGCCATGTTCAGATCGGTGCCCGGCTCGAACGTGACGGTCAGCACGTAGTTGCCGTCGTTGGTGCATTGGCTCGAAAGATACATCATGCTTTCGACGCCGTTCACCTGCTGCTCGATCGGCGCGGCGACCGTGTCGGCCACGACGTGCGCGTTGGCGCCGGGATAAGTCGTCGAAACTTCGACCGTGGGGGGCGTGATCTCGGGATATTGCGTAACCGGTAGAGCGAAAATCGCGATGGCGCCGGCCAGCGTAATCACGACCGACAACACCGTGGCAAAAATCGGTCGATCGATGAAGAATTTAGAAAACACGGTCGCTCGTCGTCAGTAGGTGGGGACTGTTAATGCGGTATTCCGTAGCGGGACGTCCTGGATTCTCACGTCTCGCGTCGATGAGGCGTTTGCTGGGGCGGACCATGCGGCGTCGCACCGTTGCTGGGCGACACGGACGGACCGTTCGCAGACGGCACGGCCGCGTCCTTCGTAGAATGCGCACGTTCCGGCCGTGGGTCGGCTGCCGGTGATGCCGGCGGACGTGTCGTCGGTCGCACCGCCAACTTGCGCCGCGGGATCACGCGCGTGGCAGCCCAGCGCCCGGCGTGCCACCAGCTCCGCGGCTGCAAGACGGCCAGTGCACCGGCGGCGGCGCGTGCCAGCGGGCCTTGCGTGAAAACGTGCCAATGCGACATGCGGTCGATCACCGCGAAGAATATGGGCGTGAGCAAAATCCCGAAGAACGTTACGCCCAGCATGCCAGAAAAGACCGCCGTGCCCAAAGCGCGGCGCATCTCGGCGCCAGCGCCGGTGGCCACGACCAGCGGCAGCACGCCAAGGATAAAGGCGAACGACGTCATCAAAATCGGGCGCAGACGCAGTTGGCAGGCCTGCATCACCGCATCGCGGAGCACGATGCCTTCTTCGCGCCGGTACTTGGCAAACTCGACGATCAGAATCGCGTTCTTACAAGCCAGCCCGATGAGCACCACGAAGCCGACTTGCGTGAAGATATTGATGTCCATGTTGGCGATCGCCACGCCGGCGATCGAGCACAGGACGCACATCGGCACGACCAGGATCACGGCCAATGGCATCGACCAGCTTTCGTACAGCGCGGCCAGCACCAGGAACACGAACACCACCGAGAACGCAAACACCACCATGCCCGTGTTGCCCGAAAGCTGCTCGAGGTACGCCAGCTCGGTCCATTCGATCGACATCGAATTCGGCAGTTCGTGCTGCGCGACGTTTTCCAACGCTGCGATCGCCTGGCCGGTGCTGAAACCGGGGGCCGCGTTGCCGTTGATGCCGGCGGCCGGGTACATGTTGTAGCGCGTAAGAACCAGCGGCCCGCCGACCGACGACACCTGCGCCAATGTTCCCAGCGGCACCATCGTTCCCGAGGGATTACGAATGCGCAACCGTTTGACGTCCTCGACCTGGTCGCGGAAATGCGTGTCCGCCTGCACGATCACCTGCCAGGTGCGCCCGAAGCGATTGAAATCGTTGACGTACCGCGAGCCAAGATAGGACTGCAACGCATCGAACAACTCGGCCAGGCTGATACCCGCCGACAGGCAGGCCTTGCGATCGACGTCGATGTACAACTGCGGCGAATCGGTCTTATAGACCGTGAACAAGCCGGCCAGCCCGGTAGTCTCGTTACCCTTGGCCACCATGTTGTCGGTCTGGCGCTGCAGCTCGACGAGCCCCAGGTCGCCGCGGTCCTCGACCATGAACTTGAAACCGCCGGCGCGCCCCAAGCCCGACACCGCGGGCGGCGGAAAAACATTCACCAAGGCATCGCGCACCTCGGCCGCAAACTGCTTACGCAGCGACGCCATGATCGCGTCGGCGGTCAGATCGGGCGATTGTCGCTCGTCGAAATCGTCGAGAATGATGAACATCGAGCCAAAGCTCGAGCCATAAGCACTCAGCATGAAGGAATTGCCGATCACCGAGTTCACGTTCTTGACGCCCGGCGTCTCCATCACGATCCGCTCGATCGTGGCCATCGCGTCCGAGGTGCGTCCCTGGCTCGTCGAGTCGGGCATTTGCACGCTGGCGACGAGATATCCCTTGTCCTGCGAGGGAATGAAACCGGCCGGCAACTGGCCGTAGCCCCAGTAGGTCAGCCAGAGCAGGCCGCCATAGATAGCCAGCACGATGACTGGCACGCGCAGCAAGCCGCCAACCACGCCCAGGTAACCGCGCGTCGAGGTGCGCACGCCGAAATTGAAGAACCGAAAGAACCAGCCAAATAGCAAGTCGAGCAACCGCGTCAGTACATCCTGCTTTCCTTCACGCGGCCGCAACAACAGCGCCGCTAAGGCCGGGCTGAGACTTAGCGAGTTGATCGTGGAAATCACGGTCGAAATCGCGATCGTCAAGGCAAACTGCCGGAAGAACTGTCCGACGATGCCCGAAATAAACGCGCAAGGGATGAACACCGCCGACAGCACGAGGCCCACGGCAATGATCGGTCCGGCCACTTCGTCCATGGCGCGAATCGCGGCGTCGCGCGGCTGCAGGCCATGCTCGATGTGATATTCGACGGCCTCCACGACCACGATCGCATCGTCGACGACAATGCCGATGGCCAGCACCAGGCCAAAGAGTGTCAAATTGTTGAGACTGAAACCCACGAGGGCCATCGCGGCGAACGTTCCGACGATGGCCACGGGCACCGCAATCAGCGGAATGATCGAGGGCCGCCACCCCTGCAGGAAAACCAGCACCACCAGCGCGACCAAGAACACCGAATCGCGCAGCGCCTTGAACACTTCGCTCACCGACTCGCGAATGTACGGCGTCGTGTCGTAACCGATTTCATAGACCACGCCGTCCGGAAAATCGTGAGACAACTCGGCCATCTTGGCCTTCACATGGTCGGCCGTATCGAGCGCATTGGCGTCGGGCAACTGAAAGATGGCCAGGCCGACGGTCGGCTTGCCGTCGAAACGGTTGCTGATGTCCTCGCTACGGGCCCCCAATTCAACGCGGCCCACGTCGCGGATCCGCACGCTGCGCCGGTCGGCCGTGAACTTGATGACGATGTTTTCGAATTCCTCGGGCACGGTCAGCCGCCCACGCACCGAGAGCGGCATCTGCTTGACCTGGCCGTCGACGGCCGGAGGCTGGCCGATCTGCCCCAGCGCCACGTGCATATTCTGTTCGCGGATGGCATTGACCACGTCCGTGACTTCGAGATCGCGCGAGGCGAGCTTATCGGGGTCGAGCCAGATGCGCATGCTGTAATCGCGCTGACCAAAGACCAGCACCTCGCTGATGCCCGGCAGTCGCGAGAGCTCGTCGCGAATGCGCATCAGCGCATAGTTGCTGAGGTAAAGCTGGTCGTAGCGGCGGTCAGGCGAGTTAAGGCTGACCGTCAGGAGAATGTCGGGAGAGCGCTTGCGCGTCGTCACGCCGGTTTGCCGCACAACCTCGGGCAAAAGCGGCATGGCCAGCGCCACGCGGTTTTGCACGAGCACTTGCGCCAGGTTCAGATTCACCCCCGGCTTGAACGTTACGGTAAGCGTGTACGAACCGTCGTTGGTGCTCTGCGAAGCCATATACAGCATGTCTTCCACGCCGTTGACCTGCTGCTCGATCGGCGCGGCGACGGTCTGGGCCACCACTTGCGCGCTGGCGCCAGGGTAGTTGCAGTCGACCTGCACCGTTGGTGGAGTGACCGGCGGAAACTGCGCCAAGGGGAGCGTGTAGAAAGCGATGCCGCCGGCCAGCGTGATCAGGATCGACAGCACGGAGGCAAAGATGGGCCGGTCGATGAAAAATCGCGAGAACACGCTGTGTCGCTCACTTGATTACGATCGTCACCAGCCCGCGAGGTTCGGGCGTTGCTGGTCCCGGCACGCTGCTCGGTCGATGCTCACCAGCAGGAGCGGCCGCGCGCTCCGGGTCGTGACTAGCGGGCTGTGGGAGCACTGGGCGGCGGCGCCGAGGCCGCCTTGGCTTCCGCCACCGCCACCGACGGACCCGCCACCGACGGACCCGCCACCGACGGACTCGCCGCCGACGGCCCCTCCGCCGAGGGACGCGGGGCACTGGCCACGGTATCACGCTCAAGCGGGCGAGGATCGACTTCCAAATCCTTCCGCAAACGCTGTAGTCCGGTGACGGCGATCCGATCGTCGAGCGCCAGTCCTTCGGTAATCACGCGGCGGCCGGCCAGCAACATTCCCACTTTCACGCGGCGATAGACGACATGATTCTTGTCATCGATGACATACACAAACCGTTGGCCCTGATCGGTCGCCAGAGCTTCTTCCGGAATGAGCAAGGCCGGATGAGGATCGCCCACCGGGAAGCGGATACGCACGAACAAGCCGGGTGACAACAACCGGGCAGGATTGTTGATCACGGCCCGCAAGCGCAGCGTACCAGTCGTCGGGTCGATCTGATTGTCGACAAAGTCGACTACGCCTGACAGGTTGAACTCCGCTTCGTCCGCGAGCGCCACCTGCACGGTGATCTGCGTCTCGCGATGCGACT harbors:
- a CDS encoding multidrug efflux RND transporter permease subunit; translation: MFSRFFIDRPIFASVLSILITLAGGIAFYTLPLAQFPPVTPPTVQVDCNYPGASAQVVAQTVAAPIEQQVNGVEDMLYMASQSTNDGSYTLTVTFKPGVNLNLAQVLVQNRVALAMPLLPEVVRQTGVTTRKRSPDILLTVSLNSPDRRYDQLYLSNYALMRIRDELSRLPGISEVLVFGQRDYSMRIWLDPDKLASRDLEVTDVVNAIREQNMHVALGQIGQPPAVDGQVKQMPLSVRGRLTVPEEFENIVIKFTADRRSVRIRDVGRVELGARSEDISNRFDGKPTVGLAIFQLPDANALDTADHVKAKMAELSHDFPDGVVYEIGYDTTPYIRESVSEVFKALRDSVFLVALVVLVFLQGWRPSIIPLIAVPVAIVGTFAAMALVGFSLNNLTLFGLVLAIGIVVDDAIVVVEAVEYHIEHGLQPRDAAIRAMDEVAGPIIAVGLVLSAVFIPCAFISGIVGQFFRQFALTIAISTVISTINSLSLSPALAALLLRPREGKQDVLTRLLDLLFGWFFRFFNFGVRTSTRGYLGVVGGLLRVPVIVLAIYGGLLWLTYWGYGQLPAGFIPSQDKGYLVASVQMPDSTSQGRTSDAMATIERIVMETPGVKNVNSVIGNSFMLSAYGSSFGSMFIILDDFDERQSPDLTADAIMASLRKQFAAEVRDALVNVFPPPAVSGLGRAGGFKFMVEDRGDLGLVELQRQTDNMVAKGNETTGLAGLFTVYKTDSPQLYIDVDRKACLSAGISLAELFDALQSYLGSRYVNDFNRFGRTWQVIVQADTHFRDQVEDVKRLRIRNPSGTMVPLGTLAQVSSVGGPLVLTRYNMYPAAGINGNAAPGFSTGQAIAALENVAQHELPNSMSIEWTELAYLEQLSGNTGMVVFAFSVVFVFLVLAALYESWSMPLAVILVVPMCVLCSIAGVAIANMDINIFTQVGFVVLIGLACKNAILIVEFAKYRREEGIVLRDAVMQACQLRLRPILMTSFAFILGVLPLVVATGAGAEMRRALGTAVFSGMLGVTFFGILLTPIFFAVIDRMSHWHVFTQGPLARAAAGALAVLQPRSWWHAGRWAATRVIPRRKLAVRPTTRPPASPAADPRPERAHSTKDAAVPSANGPSVSPSNGATPHGPPQQTPHRRET